The genomic segment CGTTTTTTCGGTTCGACCCGCATGCGGTTCTATCGTCTTTCCTCACCCAGGAAGTaggcgatgcatgcagcgtaTTCGACTCTCTGCTGGAAAGCGTAGTTGCCTTTGATCATCGTCATCGCGCGGAGGAGCATGAGGGCGGCGAACGCTGCGACTGCGCAAGTGAACGCGTTGCTGAGGAGGCAGGGGACGAAGCCACTGGCCTTGAAGACGTAGGGCACCGCCACGAGACTCGCGCCGAAGATCTGGTTGACGAGGTACACAAAACTCCCTGTTTCGCCGATCGTCCGGCTGCCGTAAAACTTCTTCGCTCGCCGTCTGTGCTGCTCAAGCACCCGCTGCCGCGCCGCAGACGTCCCGAAGAACTCCCGCCGCAAGAAAGCTGGCGCCTCGCTGCACTCGTCGACCGACCTCTGgggtgtatggacacccGACGCGCACTCGGGGCTGGCGAGCGGCGGCAGCAGCCGCTCCCCCAGCGGTCCGTCCCGCATGGTTGCGGTGTCTCGTTTTTGTAaaaagaaagtggaggaggAGTTGAGAGGGCGTTGCAGTGGCAGTTGCCTCCTTTTTCACACTAGCGAGCGGGGCAGATGCGAAActgagaaacgaaagcaGAAAGGGCCGCATGTCCGGGACAGAGGACGCTGGACAGGCTCAATTTGTGTCTTGGAGAGCGTAGCGAAAGCCATCTTcaggaaaggaaacgcgcGGCCGCGGCGCTCGACTTGAAGGCCGTGCAGCTCACACTGAGGCTTcccagaaagaaaaaaaagtggaaCGGAACGTGTGTGAgcgtggagagacggaggctGCTTCCTCCATCCAGGAGAGCTGTCGCGAAGCACGCAGTTTCCCTGACAAGTGGAGCCCGCgggggagacgcgaggcgccgcggagacaggtgtctcctccagcgcgtttctcgagttcGCTGATGGCGAACGCGGGGACCGACAGCACAAAGACGCGGGGAGAGACGCCTGGTCCGAGCGAAAAGCAACTGAAGTCTTCGCGGTGCGCAAAACTCGGGGACCGACCCACACGGCTTCGTCCGCGGACACCGCAGGCCTCTGCGAACTCCTTCACCTCCCTTCCTTGGATCCACGATTCGAGACGTTGACGAgcgagaaggcagcaggAAGCAGGAACGCTCTGCGTGAGACACTGTGTGGCTTTCTTGAATCTCGCGAACGCTTTCGTCTTCACATCGCACGATCACTTCGAGACAAAAAGAAGGCAGGTCGAGACTTCTGGATGCCGCACGCAGCAACAGCCGCTCTCGAATGCGTGTCTAGTTCACTCAGATGACTCGAGGACTCTCTCACTGGAGGGAGCCTTCCCCGAGTTCATGGCTTTGGAACTTTCAGCTGGGGTCCGAGGACGCGTGGAGAGTCCCGCTGTACCGGTGTGCGCCAGCACCGCCTCAtgtttccgtctctcgccGGTTATGTCGGAGATGCAGCTGCACCGCGGAACTCACATGGAAGCTGGGGTTCAGCCATTTCCACGCAAACGTGGAAGCGTGCTacaggcgacgaagaaagtgTGTGGATGCGGCGCGCAAGCGCCGCGAAGGTTCACGAAGTCCCCGGCTtggcagaaaacagaaaagaaacgctGTCAGGGCCTGGCTGTGCAAGAGAGGAGTCGAGGATCGACGACGCCACAAACAGCTTCCACTGCATTTGCGTTCGAGCTCGCTGGCGCTGAAGGGGCTTCCGAGCACAGCCGGCCAATCGGGGAAGGTGAAGAGtcaaaagacgaaaacggagaTGCACGGAGGTCCCGGCTGCGCAGGTGAACAGAACTCTCTCGTTGgaaagctgcagagagcaaATTCACATCGACGTTCACAAGCAGCGAAGCCTCGCAGGGGGGAATACGAATCAGAAGAGACCCAGCCGCCACGGCGACGACAGCAGCTCCTCCGGCTTGTAGCAATATGAGGGGAACGGCGAAAGTGGAAGCGCGAAGCAAACACGGGGtcggtcttctctttcgaaaAGCGAGGGGAATCCGCCGCGAAAAAAACGTGATTCCAGCTACAGGAAACCGTTGCGCACACCGCCGCTGCATGGAGgacacgcatgcgcatgcgatCCACCCTGGGACGAGGTAGGTCGCGAGTTTCTCGGGCGAAAACTCCGTTTTGCGGAGCGTTTTTGTTCCGCCAAGTGCATTATAGACAGTGGCGAAATATACACCAGTGCAGATTCTCTGTGTTGAGGCAAGGAAACGCTGAAGGGACCGCTTTAGCGCCTCTGTTGCAGCGACGCCGCGGGCACACCAGACGGCGTACTCAGAACGTTTTGCGTTTTCACCGACATAGGGAGTCTCCGGTCTTCTTCCAGTAATTTGGATCGGTAAATTCTTTTTTTCGATAATTACAGTGTCGTGTTGACTTCTGAGGGAAACGGGTGGAGTCCGGCAGTGACGCGTGACAGGCGACCTTTGGGGCAGTTGCAAACGGGTCacggaaaaacgcagagggAGTTCGGAACGCAAAGAGCCCAGATCAGGTGACTCTAGAACGTGGCTGTTTTCCTAATTTTGCCGCAGTCTGTTCATTCTTTTGAGCCTCTTCCGAGTAAGGTACGGGGCGGTTTTGCTTCGTTCCACCCCGCGGTGTCTGACCTGTGATGCTGCTACGACAGTTAACTGCGGGTACACCGAAGACCAGCAAACTTAGCAGGGAGATGCCTTTGCTGGCAAACCATCACGCTTCTACATTTTAATCAGAGCCTCTGAGTTCCGGAGAGGAGTGGCGTGCACGTGTTTGTGCCTCTTCCCCGGTGTGACGCAAACATGTTATGTACACAGTTAGGATTGCCGCAGGTTCCGATTTCGGAGGCGCTAAAAATGTGACTCAAGCCCGGTCGAAGCACACAGTTCTATCACGTTAGCAGAGCATGGTCGAAATGATTGTTACTGGAGAGGTAGACCCAATGGAACCCCATGTTTTAATATaacaaagacagaaaaacaattGTGGGGGGCCGCTACGCATATCATTGTGTAGTTGGCGGTGGCGTAGTAGTTCACAGAAGGTAtcacgaagaaaaaaggcaaaCACGAAGCCTCAGGACAATAGTTGCATTTGCCTGTTGTTTCGGCCGCGCCTGAGAGCGGAAAAACACGGAAAGGTTCCCCTTTCCGATTCTACATCCTCGAAAAATGTGGACATGGAATTGTTTCTTTACTGCTGGTAGAGGGTGACGTCTTGTGAAGATTGAAAAGACTCCTTGGAACCATAAACGAGAAACGTTTGGGTGAGAGTAAGTGAACTCTCGAACAAAACCATGTGCTCCAACGCGAGGCTCAGTCTCTTAATAGACCTTTTACCGAGAACTGCAGAAAACATACAAAACCTCCAggctttttcgcttctgcaaAGTTTCACCGTTGGTCTTGGAACTGAAGGAACATGCGTGAAGCAGGTTTGCTAACGCGCCGGAAAGCACTGCTCAAATCCCGATCCGAACAGCAAACAATCTGCCTTTGCTCTCAGTGTCACAATAGTTCTTCGCGGAAAAGTCTGCAAGTCCTCCCCTGTGTTCAGGGAAGATGGCACCGCTGGCCTGCTTAACGGCGTTTCGTTTGCCTTGTCTCGTTTTCAGTTTCCTTGGTCACATCTGATGCGCGACTGTTCAGCGAACCTTCAGTTGGTTTAGCACGCGATGCGGATTCTTGCTATTGTTCGAATTCCCCGCCAGCATTTGAAGCGCTTTTCCTCAAACATGCAAGACCTTCCTGTCTGCACCCGAAACACGCAATTCTGCGACCTGTCGCCACGAGTTTTGCTTCAAACCAAGCATAAGGCTGGAAAAATGTCTCCCCTGTATTCGGTTATCATCAGGACAGCTCCTATGCTGGCCCTTGTGTCTCGGGAAACGTCTTGCACAAGACTAGCGGTCAAGCATCTGTAGCCAAGGGAACCGACAGAAGACAATCGAGAGAGCGCGACAATCGCTGCGAGGGGAACCTACGCTGTGTCCTCTGGGTCGTCTGCCTCCGTAGATTTCCACCATCTCGGCGATTCCGCGAAGGGCTGGAGTTTTTCTTTTGAAATCACCTCGCCTCGAACTAACATTCTGCTTGTGTGGTCTCGGAAAAGGTTCAAAAGAGACGTCGTAGCGAGTCTGTTGGGGCTTTCCTAGGGGTTCTGGCTTTTTTCCTCACTCGTCGTGAGTACTGTAGAACCGGAGGTACCGTTCTCGAACCAGTGCTTCCATGTGTTTCGCTTAGTTGCACAGAAGATTAAAGCTGGCCCTCTTCAACGAACGCCGAAATTTGTTTTGTGTCGCTTCCTACCTACTTAATCTATCCATTGCCTTCCTCGAATCCTCACTTTCCCTGCCGCACGCTCTGGTCTCACGGCTGCCCCAGAAAAGCTCACGAATGACTTGCGTCCGTGGGGTGGtaagaaacaagaaaggaagaacgcCTAAGTCATGCTGTCTCAGACGAGGTGTATCCGTGGTAATTCATATCTCTGTCGCGGCCCTGCCGATTTTACGGGCTAGTAGAGTGACAGGCTCCTTAGATTGACAGTAATACTAAGACACAAATGCACAGACGTCTGCGCAGTGACAGACGTTTTCACATCCAaatgtgcatgtgtctcGAGCGACTGAGTTGTCCACACACGGATGACGGGAAAGAGACGGCATCTCTTTACTTCTTTCTGAGACGATCCATGGACTGGTCTTCACATTCGGAATGCCGGCTGGTTTGCACGGAGATTCTGTTCACTTCTGTTTACGATCCTGTGTGGGGGGTTCGAAGGTCGTTTCCCCGAGTGATGGCTACTGTCGACAAAcccagaagagaagcagaagcaaagACCCTACATTGCAGCACTGATGCTCGAGTCTTTTCACCCTCCGTCCCGCGCAAAGAAATTCGCGCTCtgccagtgcatgcatgcatgcatgcgacacCTGCGAATTTGCGCGCCCTGGCTGCTGATTTCTCCTCGAAAACAGAAAatcgttcttcgtcttcgtgttCAATCATGAGAACCGATTTCCTTTGTTTATGCCTGCTTGAGAAAGGCGGTAACAACGAGAAAACGCGCACGACAGTCACCCCAAGAGTCCCCGAATTTGTCGTCGAGGCGACTCGGAGGGATTGACGGGCATATTTGACTCTCTCGCCCGTCGTCTGTCTTCGTGACGAAGCTGAGGAAGTCTCTCTCCACAACGCATGCTTCCTGTGTTTCCAGGAAATTGGACTGCAGCGAGAGAATCCGGGGGAAAGTTCagttgcatgcgcggcgcGTTCCTCGCTGGTGGGTCTCCTGTCGAGTCAAGCTGGACAGCTGCGCGTCGTCTCCTTTGACAAATTTTTTTCGAGACCTCAAACAGAGGCATTTGTTTCCAGGGGTTCGTGAGTTTTGCTTTGAATCTAGCCAGCTTCTTTGACGAGACAAattctcgcgtctctcttttttgccATCACTCCCGCTGGTTTCCTTTCCATCTTTGAGAGAccttctgcctcgctctcgctggGCATGTTAACAGATTGTTCGGACCTTCTTGCGTGCCGGTGTTTTCCAAATTTAGTTCTCGTCCATCCGTTCGTTTCTCACAGTCTTCCTACTCTCCTTCCACCCCTCTCAACACCGTAAATATACTCTAAATGTTCCTCAGcttcggtgtctcctgtttctcaCTTAAGTGCTCGGCTTTCTCTTGAACGGGCAGGTcctctcttgctccttcttccAATTTCTGCCCTCTCAACCTATCTCTCTTTTCACCATGGAACAcacttcctctccttcttcttccactccttcttcttcctctccttcttcttccactccttcttcttcctctccttcttcttccactccttcttcttccactccttcttcttccactccttcttcttcctctccttcttcttccactccttcttcttcctctccttcttcttctctgtcttcggaCCGGTGTGCGTCAGAGGCTGGTGGGTGTGCGGAGGCAGATTTGTTGTCGTTTTTTCCAGCTACGCGGCCGGAGTTTGTGTGCCGAGCTGGTGAGGTGGCGGCAGTTCGTCGCGAAGACTTTGAAAATGCTCACCGCGCGCGACATCTGCTTTCTTTCCAGCGCAGCATGCAGGAGTGGGGTGAGTTCGACCCCGACGCGCGAAACGGCGTCGCGCCTTCCACCGCCGTGGACTTCACTCGGCGCCTGCTGGAGAGAAATCCCAGAACCACAGCCGAGTTCAACCAGTGCTGCGCAGAGCTGCGAAAGCTCTTCCGAACTGCGCCGTCCAAGGCGCAAATCATCGCCGCCTACGAGACGCTCACCCGAACCGAGGACGGTCCCCCCTTGCACACACAGGAGCAGACGACGGAGGCAGCGAAACaggcggagacggagaccAAGTCGTGTGAAACGGGGAAGCATCTCGACTCTGGAGAGGCAGCGCCGTCGCACTCCGCCTTTGGGGCGGCCTCTTCTGTCGAAGCCGCGGCGGTCTCTGCGCAggcgtcgtctgcgtcctccgccagttcgtctctttcgccgGGAGTGCAGCGGAACCGCGTACTGGAGAACCTCATGCGCCGGAAGGCGATCCGGACGAACAGTGGGGTGCTGGTGATCACAGTTCTGACGTCGCCTGGAAAGTTCTCTTGCCCTCACAACTGCCATTACTGCCCCAACGAGCCTGGCCAACCGCGCTCGTACCTCAGCACGGAGCCAGCTGTTCTGCGAGCGAACCAGAACGCCTGGGATGCAGTGCGGCAGTTCCACGACCGCGCCTCCACTCTGCAAGGCAATGGACATACCGTAGACAAAATCGAAGTCCTCGTCCTCGGTGGCACCTGGAGCGGGTCAGACCTCGAGTGAACATCCTGCCTGGTcaaaaacacaaagaaaacTGAGTGTCATCTCTCATGGCTGCGCGCGTGTGAACAGCAGACAGAATGACGACATCATGTATacgcacatatacacatatatatatacatatataaatatacatatgtacaaatatatatatatatatacggatacgtgcgtgtgtatgtgtgtgttaCGTATGTTCTGTATGGAGGtttctgtgtgtatgtatgcatgtatgtgtacgCATGCATCTTATGTATGTTGTGTATGTTATTCGATGAGACTGTGCATGTGGGGTTGTACGTGCAGTTGCATTTAGTGTTTCCTTTGCATTAGATGCTGTGGGAATGTTTCAGTTTTCTTCAGAGGCACTTGGTGGGTTTGCCGGCGTAGACAATGTAGAAAAGTAGTAGAGTGGAATTCCAGATGCCTGCTATCATCCTTCAGGGTGTACAGGAGCGGTTGTCTTAACTTTGGTAACATTAGAGACACCCAGATTTGAAGGCATTCGTGACGCGTttgttctcctttttccacTCTTACGATGTTAGGGAACAGTGGTCGCGGTACTTGCGGCAGTGCATGTGCACTGAATCTGTAGGTCCTGTTTTCTCGGATCCACTGTACGAGCAGATCCCGACGCCGTGGATTTCTCACAAACTTTGAAatgtctctcgcgttcctgtCGAAAGAATGTTCGTCTGCGGGGGTCTGTGGGGGGTCTCCGACGATTCGGCGAACCGCGTTTTCAGGGAGcagttccttttcttgcGCCTCTCGGGTCTCGGTTCGCAGATACCCCAGTGACTATCAGGAGGAATTTATTCGCGACCTCTTCTACGCGGCGAATGTGTTCAATTCGCCGCCGCCGTTGAGACCCAAGTGagtccgcgcatgcacggagaCCACAAGAGAGCAAGCATGGAAGGGCGCGgggcagaaggaagagcgagagtcTCTCTCAGGACCGCTCGGAAAAAGACGACCAGAAAGGCCTGTAGCGCACTGCAAGTCTGTGAGAAGGACGACATgggtgagaagagaagaagagaaaatacgagaagaagagaagaacggagggaAGAGTGAGGCgacggaaggagaagacgccagGAGAGATCTGTTTTGTGCGTCGGTTTTCAGGCTTCCTCTAGAAGAGGAACAAACGGCGAATGAGAATGCAGAGTGCCGTATCATTGGCTTGACCCTTGTAAGTGTTTTCAAGTCTTGTTCTtgactctgtctctgttcttttttccagaTTCTGCGAGTCTCGGTTGGGATGCTGTCTCCATCCATTCCTCCTGTTTGTTCCTATGTCACGCATTTCGCCGGCTTCctcgattcttctcttctgtcggaGTTTCTTGAGCTCATCGTTCGACAAATCTCCCCTGTTCCCGagtgccttttctctgtaaTTCCGGTTCCGGTTGCCTCTTGGTTTGCGATGTGGATGTCTGCCTGTTTATCCCCTCGCTGCCCTTCTTGGTCTCTGCCGACATGTCCCCGTTGCCCTGGCCTCTGCTCGGCAAGGGGGTTTGCTCTCTGGTCGACTCTCTCCAGTTGCATGTTTCCTCTACTCTTCTTCATgtgtgcttctcttctcttttcttccttcttcgcgcgttttctcccttcttctctcggcctGAGCCGTCTCCTCCCCCCGACTCTTCTCCACCCGGCTCGCCTCCCTACatctttcgttctcttcttcctccctctccctctccctccctctctctctctgcctcctgcctcactttcttctttcttccctggTCTTTTCTGCCCTCATCTCTGACTGCATCTCTGTAGCTCTCGGTCGCTCTGGAGCTGCAACTGCAGTTCTCTGCGTCGATCTCTGTCAGTCTTTCTACTCTCGGCATCTGCATAGTCTGCTCTGTGGAGGGGTCCCCTCTGTGTGTCTCACGTATATCTGTGCAGCTGCTTCACCTCTTTATCGAATGGCTTCCGTTTTTGCAGGAGACTCGGCCGGACTTCATCAACCGTTTCGAGATTCGCAAGTTGCGTCGCTTCGGGTGTACTCGCGTGCAGCTGGGGTTGCAGCATGTGGAGAACGACGTATTGAATTTCATCAATCGAGGCTGCCAACGTCAAGACGCAGTCAAGGCGATTCGTCTGCTGAAAGACGCTGGCTACAAAGTGGACATCCACATCATGCCCGACCTTCCGAGCAGCACTGTAGAACGCGATCTGCGCATGTTCTTCTACCTTCTGGGCTCCTCCGATCTTCAGGCTGACCAGTGGAAGCTGTACCCCTGTGAAGTGACGCCCTTTTCAGAAATCGAGGTGCGGTCAACTAAACCgagctcttctctcggctgtATCCTCTGAGGCTGGCGACTGAATGTCGAACAGCGGTCCGGCTCGACGGTTCGTCacccgacagagagacaggggatCTCGCGGCGACGATTTGCGCCCGCGGCGTTCCTTCTCGATTGCGAGAGGAGAGCCTCTTCCGCGAGCACACACAGTTCGttcgagagacgcggcgaATGGCTCGAACAACGTGCATGtccctgtctgtctctgtctgcagtTGCGCAATGTCTTTTGAATTTCTCTTTCTAGCCTAGGTCTCGAGGGAtccacgcgcatgcacggggGTCTCCTGTAGCGGCCGACTTCTGAGTGTTCAGACGTACTCAAGGTTTTTCATGGCACCCTTGGCAACCGTGACGACGCGGGTGCGATGTATTTCGCCTGTGTCTCATGCTGTGCtcagtgtctctgtgttttctccgATCAGCGGTGGTACAGCGAAGGGCGCTTTGTGCCCTATGCGGAGAAGGACGGAGGCAAGGAACTCGTggatctgcttcttcgcgtaAAGGCCGCCGTCCACCCGTGGATTCGCTTAAATCGCGTCGTCCGTGATATTCCTAACCAGTCGATCATTGCTGGCAACAACATCACGAATCTCCGGTGCGTCGACTCTCGAAGACTCAGTGGAGGCAGACGACGCCTTGAGTTGCCCGCTCGAGAAAGGCATGGGATGAAGGCTGTATAAGAAACTGTaggacggagaaaagaaccaACCGCCCACCTTGACTTTCTGTGAGATGGCAGGATTTCCACCCTGGTGGTTTGCACGTTTCTAAAGTCCTCGGGaccagagacaagagactCATACTCGCGTTGGAGTCCGTTCTTTGACGCGACGGCCCACCGTTGGGCGCGTGAGGCACTTCACCGAGGCAGGGCTgtccgtgcatgcgcgtgcgagtgcatgcatgcaaaattTGCAGAGCCACTGAGATGAGAGAAGTGCCTTGCGAACTTTTGGCGTATTCACCACTGCTGCAAGGAGACCGTTCCCAATGAGTCGTTTTTTT from the Toxoplasma gondii ME49 chromosome IX, whole genome shotgun sequence genome contains:
- the ELP3 gene encoding elongator complex protein ELP3 (encoded by transcript TGME49_305480~Gene product name based on ToxoDB Community Expert Annotation.~Predicted trans-membrane domain (TMHMM2.0):972-995), which encodes MEHTSSPSSSTPSSSSPSSSTPSSSSPSSSTPSSSTPSSSTPSSSSPSSSTPSSSSPSSSLSSDRCASEAGGCAEADLLSFFPATRPEFVCRAGEVAAVRREDFENAHRARHLLSFQRSMQEWGEFDPDARNGVAPSTAVDFTRRLLERNPRTTAEFNQCCAELRKLFRTAPSKAQIIAAYETLTRTEDGPPLHTQEQTTEAAKQAETETKSCETGKHLDSGEAAPSHSAFGAASSVEAAAVSAQASSASSASSSLSPGVQRNRVLENLMRRKAIRTNSGVLVITVLTSPGKFSCPHNCHYCPNEPGQPRSYLSTEPAVLRANQNAWDAVRQFHDRASTLQGNGHTVDKIEVLVLGGTWSGYPSDYQEEFIRDLFYAANVFNSPPPLRPKLPLEEEQTANENAECRIIGLTLETRPDFINRFEIRKLRRFGCTRVQLGLQHVENDVLNFINRGCQRQDAVKAIRLLKDAGYKVDIHIMPDLPSSTVERDLRMFFYLLGSSDLQADQWKLYPCEVTPFSEIERWYSEGRFVPYAEKDGGKELVDLLLRVKAAVHPWIRLNRVVRDIPNQSIIAGNNITNLRQLLTLELEKRGLTCKCIRCREVKDLPIDVHEKAVLKVREYPSNGGQELFLSFETEDESIIFGFLRLRLRLEDQRRGKKDVPFACLAGAALLRELHVYGSLVAHGEDKVKDDCRPQHAGLGRRLMQAAELLAMSRGFFRMVVIAGVGTREYYRKNGYELRETYMVKELAPPPVGSSSLLGMPLPRTITVVQVPLLSASELLVAPLPAPVERGGGKSTERQEKAKSKARQKTAGYPVSFGGKGEFAEGKPGKKKENDSGSREGEDGRGAAGEGAFTREVLERTLRDSCEKTGFSDVLDVEKVVEAIRKEAAKRVKQDSSSETYSSSSAYCDPDAFTEFATVLYPEACARVEQSLAVEQKSGTVKIRRALKNSLQAVGEWWAAIRGQWKSPSLANPLWLGVVGLGAAAVVTLFASVAVRRRR